The following proteins are encoded in a genomic region of Nicotiana sylvestris chromosome 4, ASM39365v2, whole genome shotgun sequence:
- the LOC138890162 gene encoding uncharacterized protein, producing the protein MSENQFSGHLPEHFCQGGKLVNFMVNSNKLTGFGIRGMTAEVVVAIRASSTASLDLEKTRATLPKRKVIEESSENEEEENTSLIARPRARRRVIDGDEVEDTPARASIFEPVQILSDEDTTPRGSNESIRRLFVSGFESGEFGPVLDETPLSSSIPISSIPSIPLTTTSISLPILSTPVSLPVLLPLFLPLLLLLLPLFPLPLFSIQRRVLAAEAWLAAEAWLDPLIGDIEKKKMKSHSCLTLMNDIVHSTLKANLIGTELMGRISTLEKKDRESAKAISEARRIAKETQLEAANWKKQFENAQGTIEELQESRNHLEQQKHGLTSELAIAKASSSQFEKDKEFLECSFSEQLSKASEEIRELKALVEKKEEYAGELVQSLTQAQADLRISSDEIRALKSSHASLEASLDSHLAEHQILKNDLAMWEREYGLLEENFNIEVSWAFLKSRRDALMEATQENFDLQSELAKVLDTIEKSQQPVDTPSPALGTPGAEELLNKEVATAAIGVAIPAPEGENSMTQSMEAEAPVTLASLGDFNTPGPVETAPIAAPSEVVTVPVTAPENEIATSDVPTPSVTS; encoded by the exons ATGAGTGAAAATCAATTTTCAGGCCACTTGCCAGAGCATTTTTGCCAAGGTGGAAAGCTTGTGAACTTCATGGTGAATAGTAACAAGTTGACAG gatttggtaTCAGGGGTATGACAGCTGAGGTAGTCGTTGCCATTCGAGCGTCTTCAACCGCTTCACTTGATTTGGAAAAGACTCGGGCCACgctaccaaaaagaaaagttatagaagaaagttctgagaatgaggaagaagagaataccTCTTTGATAGCTAGGCCAAGAGCCAGGAGACGCGTCATTGATGGGGATGAAGTTGAAGATACTCCTGCTCGAGCCTCTATCTTCGAGCCAGTTCAAATCCTTTCTGATGAGGATACCACTCCAAGAGGCTCTAATGAATCAATTCGACGTCTCtttgttagtggttttgagagtggAGAGTTTGGACCAGTTCTTGATGAAACTCCCCTCTCTTCTTCTATTCCCATTTCTTCTATTCCTTCTATTCCTTTGACAACCACGAGTATTTCTTTGCCTATTTTATCGACTCCTGTTTCCTTACCTGTTTTG CTCCCAttgtttttacctcttctactacTCCTCCTTCCATTGTTCCCCCTCCCTCTGTTCAGCATACAGAGGCGGGTTCTAGCAGCAGAGGCATGGCTAGCAGCAGAGGCATGGCTCGATCCTCTAatcggagatattgagaagaagaagatgaagagccACAGTTGcttgactctgatgaatgacatagttcattctaccttGAAG GCTAATCTTATTGGTACTGAGTTAATGGGAAGAATCTCCACTCTAGAGAAGAAGGATCGAGAGTCTGCGAAGGCTATCTCTGAGGCTAGGAGAATAGCCAAGGAAACCCAGCTTGAGGCAGCAAACTGGAAGAAGCaatttgagaatgctcaggggaccatagaggagttgcaagaaagtagaaatcacctggagcagcaaaagcatggtttgacttctgagctagcaattgccaaggcttcttcaagccaatttgaaaaagataAGGAGTTTTTGGAGTGCTCAttttcagaacaattatcaaaggccagtgaagaaatcagagagcttaaggcacttgtggagaagaaagaagaatatgcaggggagttagtgcaaagcttgactcaagctcaggctgacttaaggatctcctctgacgagatacgtgctttgaagagttctcatgcctcccttgaagcttctCTTGACTCCCACTTAGCTGAACACCAGATATTGaagaacgatcttgctatgtgggaaagggagtatggacttcttgaggagaacttcaacatagaggtaagttgggcttttctaaaatctcgccgtgatgctttgatggaagctactcaagaaaactttgatttgcaatcTGAATTAGCCAAAGTCTTAGACACTATTGAAAAAAGCCAACAACcagttgatactccttctcctgcacttggaactcctggggcagaagagcttttaaataaagaagtggctactgcggcaattggagttgcaattccggctcccgagggtgaaaattctatgacacagtccatggaagctgaagctcccgtgactcttgcttccctcgGTGATTTTAACACTCCAGGCCCAGTTGAAACTGCTCCTATTGCTGCTCCCTCAGAAGTTGTTACCGTGCCTGTGACTGCCCCTGAAAATgagattgcaacttctgatgttccaaccccttcagtgactagttga